The following coding sequences lie in one Steroidobacter denitrificans genomic window:
- a CDS encoding N-acetylmuramoyl-L-alanine amidase, translated as MTTLSIVLVTVSGLDQVRAQVPASAARATFEQPVTIQDLRLWAGPQATRLVFDLSAPARYSVMTLRNPDRVVVDLASARLAGSRLPEGQGFVRRLRIGEQTGGALRVVIDLTGPAKPNSFAVAPDGPYGHRLVVDLAAAAGHAAPLSAASAAPGQAPAARTSTPKTPAPPTIVKSTRDTPGRDIVIAIDAGHGGVDPGSIGKRGTHEKHVTLAIARRLKERIDRELGMRAVLTRDGDHFIGLRERIVRARRQQADMFVSVHADAYHDRSVAGSSVYVLSARGASDESARWLADRENAADLLGGVSLDDKDSVLASVLLDLSQGASMSASIKAADLVMDELYGIGNVTRRGVKHAGFLVLKSPDIPSILVETAFISNPAEEARLLDPKHQRRLAEAIHAGVRAYFHANPPPDSLIAQRRMQGGSSVIARAGARGSEPAAALH; from the coding sequence ATGACCACGCTGAGCATCGTTCTTGTCACGGTTTCAGGTCTGGATCAGGTGCGGGCCCAGGTACCCGCCTCAGCGGCGCGGGCAACCTTCGAGCAGCCGGTGACGATCCAGGACCTGCGTCTTTGGGCCGGACCGCAAGCCACTCGTCTGGTGTTCGATCTGTCCGCGCCAGCCCGGTACAGCGTCATGACCTTGCGGAATCCCGATCGGGTGGTCGTGGATCTTGCCTCGGCTCGCCTGGCCGGCAGCCGGCTGCCCGAGGGTCAGGGGTTCGTTCGTCGCCTACGAATCGGCGAACAGACCGGTGGAGCCCTGCGAGTGGTCATCGACCTGACCGGCCCGGCGAAGCCGAATAGTTTCGCGGTGGCCCCGGACGGACCCTATGGACATCGCCTGGTGGTGGATCTGGCGGCGGCTGCCGGGCACGCCGCACCGCTGAGCGCCGCTTCGGCCGCACCGGGCCAGGCGCCTGCCGCGAGGACGTCCACTCCAAAGACGCCCGCACCGCCTACCATCGTGAAATCGACGCGCGATACACCGGGGCGGGACATCGTCATCGCCATCGACGCCGGTCACGGCGGCGTGGATCCAGGCTCGATCGGCAAGCGCGGCACCCATGAGAAGCATGTGACCCTGGCGATCGCCCGCCGTCTCAAGGAGCGTATCGACCGTGAACTCGGCATGCGTGCGGTGCTGACCCGCGATGGCGATCATTTCATCGGGCTGCGCGAACGGATCGTGCGCGCGCGCCGCCAGCAGGCCGATATGTTCGTCTCGGTACATGCGGATGCCTATCATGACCGCTCGGTCGCGGGCTCCTCGGTGTATGTGCTGTCCGCGCGCGGAGCCAGCGACGAGTCGGCACGCTGGCTCGCCGACCGGGAGAACGCCGCCGATCTGCTGGGCGGTGTAAGCCTGGATGACAAGGACAGCGTGCTGGCCTCGGTGCTGCTGGATCTATCCCAGGGCGCCAGCATGAGCGCCAGCATCAAGGCAGCCGATCTGGTCATGGATGAGTTATACGGCATCGGCAACGTGACCCGCCGCGGCGTCAAGCACGCCGGTTTTCTGGTGCTGAAGTCACCGGACATTCCCTCGATCCTGGTGGAAACCGCGTTCATTTCCAATCCGGCGGAGGAAGCCCGTCTGCTCGATCCGAAACACCAGCGGCGGCTGGCCGAAGCCATTCATGCCGGCGTACGCGCCTATTTCCATGCCAACCCGCCGCCGGACAGTCTGATCGCCCAGCGCCGTATGCAGGGCGGTTCATCCGTCATCGCCCGCGCCGGCGCGCGCGGTTCCGAGCCGGCCGCCGCGCTGCATTGA
- the panC gene encoding pantoate--beta-alanine ligase translates to MQVVARPQELRERVAHWRRHGERIALVPTMGNLHPGHGSLVAEALRRAERVIVSVFVNPLQFGPNEDFASYPRTPQDDRELLEQLRVEMLFVPEVEDIYPRGQVSTARVHVPALEDILCGAYRPGHFMGVATVVTKLLNIVQPDVALFGEKDFQQLMIIRRAVTDLYMPVEIVGVPTAREADGLAMSSRNRYLTPEQRVLAPRIYAELSRARAAIEAGGEDYATIERSGYEALQQAGFRPDYFSVRDAATLADPGMPKDSARELVILTAARIGRARLIDNIRVRPRTKTPAG, encoded by the coding sequence ATGCAAGTAGTCGCTCGCCCGCAGGAGTTGCGTGAACGAGTCGCCCACTGGCGGCGCCACGGCGAGCGTATAGCGCTCGTACCCACCATGGGCAATCTGCATCCAGGCCATGGCAGCCTGGTTGCCGAGGCGCTGCGGCGTGCCGAGCGCGTCATCGTCAGCGTTTTCGTCAACCCGCTGCAATTCGGGCCGAACGAGGATTTCGCCTCCTATCCACGCACGCCGCAGGACGATCGCGAACTCCTGGAGCAGCTCAGGGTCGAGATGCTGTTCGTACCGGAAGTCGAGGATATCTATCCGCGCGGACAGGTTTCTACGGCGCGCGTGCATGTGCCGGCGCTCGAGGACATTTTGTGCGGCGCCTATCGGCCGGGGCATTTCATGGGCGTCGCCACCGTGGTGACCAAGCTGCTGAACATCGTGCAGCCCGATGTCGCCTTGTTCGGGGAAAAGGATTTTCAGCAACTGATGATCATTCGCCGGGCGGTGACGGATTTATACATGCCGGTGGAGATCGTCGGCGTACCCACAGCGCGTGAGGCTGACGGCCTGGCGATGAGCTCGCGCAATCGTTACCTGACGCCCGAGCAGCGTGTGCTGGCACCGCGCATCTACGCCGAGCTGTCGCGCGCGCGCGCGGCGATCGAGGCGGGCGGTGAAGACTATGCAACGATAGAGCGTTCCGGTTACGAGGCGTTGCAGCAGGCGGGATTCCGGCCGGATTACTTCAGCGTGCGCGATGCCGCGACATTGGCTGATCCGGGGATGCCCAAGGACTCCGCCCGGGAACTGGTGATACTCACCGCGGCACGCATCGGCCGGGCGCGCCTGATCGACAATATTCGCGTTCGGCCGCGCACGAAAACCCCGGCCGGCTAG
- the mutL gene encoding DNA mismatch repair endonuclease MutL, with protein sequence MSIRVLPEQLIHQIAAGEVIERPASVLKELIENSLDAGAKRIEVDIEEGGVRLCRVRDDGSGIERGELALALSRHATSKIVTIDDLERVGTLGFRGEALPSIASVSRIQLISRTPDSPMGYKVGADNGRVSELEPAAHPVGTTVEVRDLFFNVPARRKFLRTERTETGHILRMVERLALSRFETAFVLRAGRRVLGDYPAAAARHEQERRVAQIVGDEFIANALYLEHESAGCKLRGWLCQPTFARAQPDLQHFYLNGRMLRDRLVASAIRLGYRDVIFHGRHPAFVLFMGIDPRQVDVNAHPAKLEVRFRDGRHVHDFLFRSVERVMRDTFAGTTLRDRPPAAAGALLPAGEPASPDSAMWPAVGPGDSGVGDAARGWSGTGYRHQSSLALRETPAGDRVEAAEHSAALIPGAGQADTAGQVPPLGFALAQLHGIYILSQAQNGLILVDMHAAHERTTYERMKAALSSGGIASQPLLMPVSIAVSPGEAEVLEDHGETLLRTGLDIVRSGPAGVQVRAVPAFLAALDLAELVRRIGADLSMDGASRGVEEALNEVLGTIACHGAVRAHRHLTVPEMNALLREMERTVRSDQCNHGRPTWTYVSLDELDRLFLRGR encoded by the coding sequence ATGTCGATTCGTGTACTGCCTGAGCAATTGATTCATCAGATCGCCGCCGGCGAGGTGATCGAGCGCCCGGCATCCGTCCTCAAGGAGTTGATCGAGAACAGCCTCGATGCAGGAGCCAAGCGCATCGAGGTGGATATCGAGGAAGGCGGCGTGCGGTTGTGTCGCGTGCGCGACGATGGCAGCGGCATCGAACGCGGGGAACTGGCGCTGGCCTTGTCGCGCCATGCCACCAGCAAGATCGTGACGATCGACGATCTGGAGCGGGTGGGGACACTGGGCTTTCGCGGCGAGGCTCTGCCCAGCATCGCTTCCGTCTCGCGCATACAGTTGATTTCGCGCACGCCCGACAGTCCGATGGGCTACAAGGTCGGCGCCGACAATGGCCGGGTGAGCGAACTGGAGCCCGCCGCCCACCCCGTGGGCACCACGGTGGAAGTGCGCGATCTGTTTTTCAATGTGCCGGCGCGGCGCAAATTTCTGCGTACCGAGCGTACCGAGACCGGCCATATCTTACGCATGGTGGAACGCCTGGCTCTGTCGCGCTTCGAGACGGCGTTCGTACTGCGCGCCGGCCGGCGCGTGCTGGGAGACTATCCCGCGGCGGCGGCGCGACACGAACAGGAGCGGCGCGTGGCGCAGATCGTCGGCGATGAGTTCATCGCCAATGCGCTGTATCTGGAACACGAGTCGGCCGGCTGCAAGCTGCGCGGCTGGCTGTGCCAGCCGACCTTCGCGCGTGCGCAGCCGGACTTGCAGCACTTCTATTTAAACGGACGCATGCTGCGCGATCGCCTGGTCGCCAGTGCGATCCGATTGGGCTACCGGGATGTGATTTTTCATGGCCGCCATCCGGCGTTCGTGCTGTTCATGGGCATCGATCCACGGCAGGTCGACGTGAATGCGCATCCGGCGAAGCTGGAGGTTCGTTTTCGCGACGGCCGGCATGTCCACGATTTCCTGTTCCGCTCCGTGGAGCGGGTGATGCGCGATACCTTCGCCGGTACGACCCTTCGCGACCGCCCGCCGGCCGCGGCCGGCGCATTGCTGCCCGCCGGGGAGCCGGCCTCGCCGGACAGCGCCATGTGGCCGGCAGTCGGGCCGGGCGACTCCGGCGTAGGTGACGCTGCGCGCGGTTGGTCGGGTACGGGATACCGCCATCAGTCTTCATTGGCGCTACGCGAGACTCCGGCTGGAGACCGAGTGGAGGCCGCTGAGCATAGCGCGGCGCTCATCCCGGGCGCCGGCCAGGCCGATACCGCCGGACAGGTGCCGCCGCTGGGCTTTGCGCTGGCGCAGTTGCACGGCATCTACATCCTGTCCCAAGCCCAGAATGGGCTCATCCTGGTGGACATGCATGCCGCTCATGAACGAACCACCTACGAGCGCATGAAGGCTGCCCTGTCGAGCGGCGGCATCGCCAGCCAGCCCTTGTTGATGCCGGTATCGATCGCCGTCTCACCGGGGGAAGCCGAGGTCCTGGAAGATCATGGCGAGACCTTGCTGCGTACCGGACTCGATATCGTTCGATCCGGACCCGCCGGTGTCCAGGTAAGAGCCGTACCGGCCTTCCTGGCGGCGCTCGACCTGGCGGAACTGGTGCGGCGCATCGGTGCGGATCTGTCCATGGATGGCGCCAGCCGGGGAGTCGAGGAGGCGCTCAACGAGGTGCTCGGCACGATCGCCTGTCATGGCGCGGTACGGGCGCACCGCCATCTGACGGTGCCGGAAATGAATGCCCTGCTGCGGGAAATGGAACGGACCGTGCGCAGCGATCAGTGCAATCATGGCCGTCCCACCTGGACCTATGTGAGCTTGGATGAGCTGGACCGGCTGTTCCTGCGCGGTCGATGA
- the queG gene encoding tRNA epoxyqueuosine(34) reductase QueG, giving the protein MNGPSEAGSREAGATPGEMTELKQAIRNWGHELGFQQIGIAGIDIREDEERLMQWLQQQRHGAMGYMQRHGRMRARPQELLPGTLRVISARMDYLPPGTRAAYDILAQPALGYVSRYALGRDYHKLMRRRLARLTERIQSHSLALEQRAFVDSAPVLEKAFARNAGLGWIGKHTTLINRHAGSWFFLGEILTDLPLPADTPASAHCGSCHACIDICPTQAIVAPYELDARRCISYLTIELREAIPEEFRKAMGNRIYGCDDCQLVCPWNKFAQLSIEPDFMPRHGLDAAALTQLFAWSEAEFLTRTEGSAIRRIGHECWLRNIAVALGNAPTSPEVLAALHSRARHPSALVREHVQWAIAQHRDTP; this is encoded by the coding sequence ATGAACGGCCCGAGCGAGGCCGGCTCGAGGGAAGCCGGGGCAACGCCCGGGGAAATGACTGAACTGAAGCAGGCGATCCGCAACTGGGGACATGAACTCGGCTTTCAGCAGATCGGCATCGCCGGCATCGACATTCGCGAGGATGAAGAACGCCTCATGCAATGGCTGCAGCAGCAGCGCCACGGTGCCATGGGCTATATGCAGCGCCATGGCCGGATGCGCGCCCGGCCCCAGGAACTCCTGCCCGGCACCTTGCGGGTGATCTCGGCGCGCATGGACTACCTGCCGCCCGGCACCCGGGCTGCGTACGATATCCTGGCCCAACCGGCGCTTGGCTATGTTTCGCGTTATGCACTGGGGCGCGACTATCACAAGCTGATGCGCCGGCGTCTCGCCCGGCTGACCGAACGGATCCAGTCGCACAGCCTGGCGCTCGAACAGCGCGCCTTCGTCGATAGCGCACCGGTCCTGGAGAAGGCGTTCGCGCGCAATGCCGGGTTGGGCTGGATCGGCAAACACACCACCTTGATCAACCGGCACGCCGGCTCCTGGTTCTTCCTGGGCGAAATACTGACCGATCTGCCCCTGCCGGCGGACACGCCGGCGAGCGCGCATTGCGGCAGCTGCCACGCCTGCATCGATATTTGTCCGACCCAGGCCATCGTCGCGCCCTACGAACTGGACGCGCGGCGCTGCATTTCCTATCTCACCATCGAGCTGCGCGAGGCGATCCCGGAGGAATTCCGCAAGGCCATGGGCAATCGCATCTACGGCTGCGACGATTGTCAGCTGGTCTGCCCCTGGAACAAGTTCGCACAACTCAGCATCGAGCCGGACTTCATGCCTCGCCATGGCCTGGATGCGGCGGCGTTGACGCAGTTGTTCGCCTGGAGCGAGGCGGAGTTTCTGACGCGCACCGAAGGCAGCGCGATCCGGCGCATCGGTCATGAATGCTGGCTGCGCAATATCGCCGTCGCACTGGGCAACGCACCCACCTCTCCCGAGGTGCTCGCCGCCCTGCATAGCCGTGCCCGGCATCCCTCCGCGCTGGTGCGCGAACATGTGCAGTGGGCCATCGCGCAGCATCGGGACACCCCCTGA
- the hfq gene encoding RNA chaperone Hfq — protein sequence MARGQSLQDPFLNTLRKERVPVSIYLVNGIKLQGQIDSFDQFVVLLKNSVSQMVYKHAISTVVPARAIRLPISDEDGVESSSSGE from the coding sequence ATGGCCAGAGGCCAGTCATTACAAGATCCGTTCCTGAATACGCTGCGCAAGGAGCGTGTCCCCGTATCCATCTATCTGGTCAACGGCATCAAATTGCAGGGTCAGATCGATTCGTTCGACCAATTCGTGGTCCTGCTCAAGAACAGCGTCAGCCAGATGGTCTACAAGCACGCGATTTCGACCGTGGTGCCGGCTCGGGCCATCCGTTTGCCGATCAGCGACGAGGATGGCGTGGAGTCCTCATCCTCAGGCGAATGA
- the tsaE gene encoding tRNA (adenosine(37)-N6)-threonylcarbamoyltransferase complex ATPase subunit type 1 TsaE: MRQSRSISLHAGSAPAMHALGRALGNALGSALDEAPRGGGALVIGLEGELGTGKTTLVQGALQALGVRGVIRSPTYTLIEPYEAAGRRLYHLDLYRLAQPDEIEALGLRDALEDRAILLIEWPARGAGFLPPADLEISIEYRSAIECPRDGEGQGAAEGQGAAEGQGAAEYQGGGDDLDPADELHRPAGEGRMLCLRAGSPAGVRLIERFLAATSQ; the protein is encoded by the coding sequence ATGCGTCAATCCCGTTCGATAAGCTTGCATGCCGGCTCGGCCCCGGCGATGCATGCCCTGGGGAGAGCCCTGGGAAACGCCCTGGGGAGCGCCCTGGATGAGGCGCCTCGCGGCGGCGGCGCGCTGGTCATCGGCTTGGAGGGTGAACTCGGTACGGGCAAGACCACCTTGGTGCAGGGCGCCTTGCAGGCGTTGGGTGTCAGGGGTGTGATCCGCAGTCCGACCTATACCCTGATCGAGCCTTACGAGGCGGCGGGGCGACGGCTGTATCACCTGGATTTGTATCGCTTGGCGCAACCCGACGAAATCGAGGCGCTGGGTCTGCGTGATGCGCTGGAGGACAGGGCGATATTGCTTATCGAATGGCCCGCGCGCGGCGCGGGTTTTCTGCCGCCGGCGGATCTGGAGATCAGCATCGAATATCGGAGCGCCATCGAATGCCCGCGTGACGGCGAAGGCCAGGGCGCCGCTGAAGGCCAGGGCGCCGCTGAAGGCCAGGGCGCCGCCGAATATCAGGGTGGCGGCGATGACCTCGATCCGGCGGATGAACTACATCGCCCCGCCGGGGAGGGCCGCATGCTTTGCTTGCGGGCCGGCTCGCCGGCAGGCGTTCGATTGATCGAGCGATTCCTTGCGGCAACATCACAATAA
- the miaA gene encoding tRNA (adenosine(37)-N6)-dimethylallyltransferase MiaA, translating into MNKISGEAAGTDEHSAPARRKPVALIMGPTGAGKTALALRLAERLPVEIVSVDSAMVYRGMDIGTGKPPQVVLQRHPHHLVDILDPSQSYSAGRFVRDARRAIDAIHARGRLPLLVGGTMLYFRALRRGLAEMPPADEAVRREIDARAAQLGWPALHAYLAQIDPQSAQRIQPRDAQRIQRALEVHRLSGRTLTELHAATRPPDAELVFGAWAWVPSDRERLYADIEQRFQEMLRDGLLEEVRALHVRPDLHGDLPALRSVGYRQLWEHLCGRDDLESAARRAVHATRQLARRQLIWLRAEAGVDWIDSLESGAAARIEQAVALLRRKSG; encoded by the coding sequence ATGAACAAGATATCCGGCGAGGCTGCCGGCACCGATGAGCACAGCGCGCCGGCGAGGCGAAAACCGGTGGCGCTGATCATGGGGCCTACCGGCGCGGGCAAGACCGCGCTGGCGCTGCGCCTGGCCGAGCGGCTGCCGGTGGAAATCGTCAGCGTCGATTCGGCGATGGTCTATCGCGGCATGGACATCGGTACGGGCAAGCCGCCGCAGGTGGTGCTGCAGCGCCATCCGCATCACCTGGTGGACATCCTGGATCCCTCCCAGTCTTATTCGGCGGGCCGGTTCGTGCGCGATGCACGGCGGGCGATCGATGCCATCCATGCGCGCGGGCGGCTGCCGCTGCTGGTGGGCGGCACGATGCTTTATTTCCGGGCGCTGCGGCGAGGATTGGCCGAGATGCCGCCGGCGGATGAAGCGGTGCGCCGCGAGATCGATGCCCGGGCGGCGCAACTCGGTTGGCCGGCGCTGCATGCCTATCTTGCGCAAATCGATCCGCAGTCGGCGCAGCGTATCCAGCCGCGTGACGCGCAGCGCATCCAGCGGGCGCTGGAAGTACACCGGCTGAGCGGCAGGACACTGACCGAACTGCACGCCGCCACGCGTCCGCCGGATGCCGAGCTGGTCTTCGGCGCCTGGGCCTGGGTGCCCTCGGATCGCGAACGACTGTACGCGGACATCGAGCAGCGTTTTCAGGAAATGCTGCGGGACGGCTTGCTGGAGGAGGTGCGGGCTTTGCATGTCCGGCCTGATCTGCATGGCGACCTGCCGGCGTTGCGTTCGGTGGGGTACCGGCAGCTGTGGGAACATCTGTGCGGCCGGGACGATTTGGAATCCGCGGCACGGCGGGCCGTCCATGCGACCCGGCAACTGGCCCGCAGGCAACTGATCTGGCTGCGCGCGGAGGCCGGCGTGGATTGGATCGACTCCCTTGAATCCGGGGCGGCTGCCCGCATTGAACAAGCAGTGGCCCTCCTGCGCCGCAAAAGCGGGTGA
- a CDS encoding bifunctional ADP-dependent NAD(P)H-hydrate dehydratase/NAD(P)H-hydrate epimerase, with amino-acid sequence MSHLPIAIHTAAQVRALDRHAIDDLGIPSYVLMTRAGEAGLALLRRSWPDALRILVLCGPGNNGGDGYVLARAARMRGMEVSLIALSEPRRLGGDARRAYEDFIAAGGAVLAWDPQHLAGCEVIVDAIFGTGLMRPVEGDVAAAIHRVNASGLPVLALDIPSGLHADTGEVLGGAIMARCSLSFIGLKLGFYLGAGPDHAGVVHFDALGLPETARTCVDAAAHRVERSLLARVLPRRTRLAHKMQQGSVLVIGGGPGMAGAARMTGEAALRVGAGLVSVATHPQNVTALVAARPELICRGVEQAADLEALIQRADVLALGPGLGQDDWARALAAVALASGLPMVIDADGLNLLAHGSTHCSTHRSSDTPAPETTRPAIPGQPAPPRGAGWILTPHPGEAGRLLGCSTAQVQADRLEAAQAIAERYVATVVLKGAGSLIAAPGRLPSICDRGNPGMASAGMGDVLTGVIAGIAAQYVHRLPPRTDGYPEAAPSSTGASCAPMSSASAGGQEWLWDAARAGVLVHAMAGDEAAGRGERGLIATDLFAYLPLCVNPVR; translated from the coding sequence ATGAGCCATTTGCCGATCGCCATTCATACCGCCGCGCAGGTGCGGGCGCTGGATCGTCATGCGATCGACGATCTGGGAATACCATCCTATGTCCTGATGACTCGTGCGGGCGAGGCGGGGCTGGCGCTGCTGCGTCGCAGCTGGCCTGATGCACTGCGGATTCTGGTGCTGTGCGGACCGGGCAACAATGGGGGCGACGGCTATGTACTGGCGCGCGCCGCGCGTATGCGGGGAATGGAGGTGTCGCTGATCGCGCTGAGCGAGCCGCGGCGTCTGGGCGGGGATGCCCGCCGCGCCTACGAGGATTTCATTGCGGCGGGCGGGGCTGTCCTGGCATGGGATCCGCAGCATCTGGCGGGTTGCGAGGTCATCGTGGATGCCATTTTCGGCACGGGCCTGATGCGCCCGGTGGAAGGCGATGTCGCGGCCGCCATTCACCGGGTCAACGCCAGCGGCCTGCCGGTGCTGGCCCTGGATATTCCCAGCGGGCTGCACGCCGATACCGGAGAGGTGCTGGGCGGCGCCATCATGGCTCGGTGCAGCCTGTCCTTCATCGGACTCAAGCTGGGTTTTTACTTGGGCGCCGGTCCGGATCATGCCGGTGTCGTGCACTTCGATGCGCTGGGTCTGCCCGAGACGGCGCGCACCTGCGTCGATGCGGCGGCCCATCGTGTCGAGAGATCATTGCTGGCTCGAGTTCTGCCGCGCCGTACCCGCCTGGCGCACAAGATGCAGCAAGGCAGCGTGCTGGTGATCGGCGGCGGACCGGGCATGGCGGGCGCGGCCCGCATGACGGGTGAGGCGGCTTTGCGGGTGGGGGCCGGCCTGGTGAGCGTGGCCACCCATCCGCAAAACGTCACCGCGCTGGTGGCCGCCCGACCGGAGTTGATTTGCCGCGGAGTGGAGCAGGCTGCGGATCTGGAGGCGCTGATCCAGCGAGCCGATGTGCTGGCGCTGGGCCCGGGGCTGGGCCAGGACGACTGGGCGCGTGCCCTGGCGGCGGTGGCGCTGGCCAGCGGTCTGCCGATGGTCATCGATGCCGATGGCCTGAATCTGCTGGCTCACGGGTCGACTCATTGCTCGACTCACCGCTCGAGCGATACGCCGGCACCGGAAACAACCCGTCCGGCGATACCCGGACAGCCCGCGCCCCCCCGCGGCGCGGGCTGGATACTGACTCCGCATCCGGGTGAGGCGGGACGACTGCTGGGGTGCTCCACGGCACAGGTCCAGGCGGATCGTCTCGAGGCGGCGCAAGCCATTGCCGAGCGTTATGTCGCCACGGTCGTGCTCAAGGGAGCCGGTTCGCTGATCGCCGCCCCCGGCCGCCTGCCGTCGATCTGCGATCGCGGCAATCCAGGCATGGCCTCGGCCGGCATGGGCGACGTGCTCACCGGCGTCATCGCCGGAATTGCCGCGCAATATGTGCATCGACTGCCGCCGCGGACGGACGGATATCCTGAAGCGGCCCCGTCTTCAACCGGCGCATCCTGCGCCCCCATGTCATCGGCTTCGGCGGGCGGACAGGAATGGCTGTGGGATGCGGCCCGCGCCGGGGTGCTGGTGCACGCCATGGCGGGTGACGAGGCGGCCGGCCGGGGCGAACGCGGCCTGATCGCGACAGACCTGTTTGCGTATTTGCCTCTATGCGTCAATCCCGTTCGATAA